A window of the Brassica napus cultivar Da-Ae chromosome C5, Da-Ae, whole genome shotgun sequence genome harbors these coding sequences:
- the LOC106389860 gene encoding zinc finger A20 and AN1 domain-containing stress-associated protein 5: protein MAQRTEKEETEFKVLESLTTPATATTTLCSNNCGVTANPATNNMCQKCFNASIAAAGVDSGSTLKRASRSVNLRPTPAKVVIRPREIDPVKRDQQTVNRCSGCRKKVGLTGFRCRCGDLFCSEHRYSDRHECSYDYKTAGREAIARENPVVKAAKTVKV, encoded by the coding sequence ATGGCGCAGAGGACGGAGAAGGAAGAGACGGAGTTCAAGGTCCTCGAATCCCTGACGACCCCCGCCACCGCCACGACCACGCTCTGCTCAAATAACTGCGGCGTTACAGCGAATCCAGCCACCAACAACATGTGTCAGAAATGTTTCAACGCTTCCATCGCCGCCGCCGGCGTAGACTCCGGTTCGACGTTGAAGAGAGCGTCGAGATCCGTCAATCTTAGGCCCACGCCAGCCAAAGTCGTGATCCGTCCCAGGGAGATCGATCCGGTTAAGAGAGATCAGCAGACGGTAAACCGGTGTTCCGGTTGTCGGAAGAAGGTCGGGCTGACCGGGTTCAGATGCCGATGCGGTGACCTTTTCTGCTCCGAGCACCGTTACTCCGATCGCCATGAGTGCAGCTACGACTACAAAACCGCCGGTCGCGAGGCGATCGCTAGAGAGAACCCGGTGGTCAAGGCGGCGAAGACGGTCAAAGTTTAA